In Deltaproteobacteria bacterium, the genomic stretch CGTCGGCCCGATCTGGCGATCCCGCCGGCGCTGGATCGCGTGATCCTGCGCTGCCTCGCCAAACACGCCGACGATCGCTACAGCGACATGGCCGACCTCGAGGCCGCGCTGTGCGAGGCACAGATCGAAGCCAAGCTGCAGACGCCGTGGGACGACCTGCCGCTGCCGGAGCTGCCGGATCTCGAGCGCCGCGAGCGGCTGCTGCGCGAGATGCCGACCACCGGCGCGATGCCGGGCCCGACGCGCAACCGGTGGTTGTGGCCGCTGGTGGCCGGGGCCAGCACCCTCGCCGCGGTCTCGCTGGGCCTGTTCCTCGCGTTCGGCCGCACGCCGCCACCGGCCCCTGCCGCCATCGATCGCGACACCTCCCAAGTCGATCGCATCGCCACGCAGGCGCGCGACGCCGCCGCGCACCTCGACTGGGTGCTCCCGCCGCCCGACGCCCCCGATGCGCCGACCGCCTACCGCAAGGTGCTCGAGCTGGAGAGCGAGGTCCACGGCGAGGCCGAGACGCTCGCGCACGAGCGTGCCGGCGAGTTGCGCCGGGAGTTCTCGACCACGCTCACGCGCGAGGCCGATCGCCTGTGGGACATGGGCGCGAAGGTGGCGGCCACCAACCTCTACCTGTGGGCCGCGACCTTCGACGGCGGCAACGCGCATGCGTTCGAACGCGCGGGCATCGACGCCGGCTTCCTCGCCGACTTCGTCCGACGCGTGAAGAACGGTGACCTCAGCCAGTCCGAGCTCGCGATGGGCCTGCTCGCGGCCGTCCAGGCCAGCGAAGACGAGGCCGTCCGCACCGCACGCAGCGAGGAGCTCGACCGCGCCGAGGAGCAGCTGTCGCCCATGGTCGCCAGCGTGATGGGTGAGGAGCTCGCGGTCTCGGGCTTGCGTCCGCGTCGCAAGCCCAGCACGACGCCGGTGCCCACGGCGGTGCCCACGACGGTCGCGAGCGCCGATCCGCTGCCCGACGCGAGCGTGGCCGAGTCGAGCACCGACGCGAAGGCGGCGGCCAGGAAGAAACGCATCGCCGCCGATCCGCGCGCGCTGCTGGGGAACGCCGAGCGCGATCCCGCGAAGGCCAAGGAGCTCGCCGAGCAGGGGCTCGCAGCGCTGCGGGCGGGACGGCGCAGCGAGGCCTCGTCGCTGTTCAACCAGTCGATCGCGTACGACCGCAGCAACGCCGCCGCACTGATGGGCCTGTCCGACATCGCGTTCGACACCGGCGCCGATCAGAAGGCCGTGGTCTACGCGGAGAAGGCCGTCGAGGCCTCGCCGGGCAACCAGCAGTATCGGCTGAAGCTCGGTGACGCCTACTTCAAGGTGCTGCGCTACCGCGACGCACTCGAGCAGTACGAAGAGGCCAAGCAGCGCGGCTCGACCAAGGCCGACGATCGCCTCGCCCGCGTCAAGGCGAAGCTCGGCGGCTAGTACCTCGACACCAGGGTCAGAAGCGGCCCTGCACCACCAGCGAGCCCGGGCCCACGCCGACCCGCGCGCGACGTTGCGAGTCGCCGCGATCGGCCTTGCGCTTGCCGGCGCGCGCTCGCTTGCCGGCGCTGGTCAGCAACACCGCGACGCCCAGCGTCACCAGGGTCGCGGCCGCCAGCGAGGTGCCGAACACGATCCAGTCGGTGTCCCACAGCCGCCGGCAGCGGCCGCGCGCGTCGACGTTGCCGCCCTCGCATGCATCGCCGATCTCGAAGGGACGGTCATCGAGCGCCGCGAAGGTCGCGGCCACACCGACGCCGGCGATGCCGACCCCCAGCGAGACCCAGCCCCACGGTCGCTTGGGCAGGCGGCTGGGCATCTTCTCCAGCTCGAAGCCGATGTCCTCGGCGACGCCCTCGACCACGGTCACCTCGCGCTCGACCGCGATGTAGCCGTCTTTGCTGACGCGCACGACTCGCTTGCCGGCGATGATCGGGCGCTCCAGCGGCGTGACGCCGACCAACTCACCGTCGACGGTCACCTCGGCGCCGTCCGGCTCGCTGCGCACCGACAGCACCGAGGGGCCCTGGGCGAGCGCATCGAGCTTGGTCCGCAGCGTCGCGGCCGCGGAGGCCATCAACGCACCGGCATCGACCACGCCGCAGATCTCGCAGCCCTGCTTGTTGCGCGCGACGACCTCACCCGACTTGCCGTCGACGAGCTCGACGCTGACGTCGTAGTCGCGATCGCGCACCACCACGCTCGCACGCACGACGTGGCTGGCGCCGGTGGCCTTGGCGACCCGCTGATAGCAACGTCGCTCGCCGCAGTCGTCGGCCTTCGCGTCCGCAGCGAGCACGTCGGCCGGCGAGGCCACGTCGAAGTCACCGCGCTGCAGCCCACCGACCAGCTCGCCCAGCAGCGCGTCCCGGTCGCCCTCGGCGAGCTCACCGTCGACCGCCAGCGGCAGGATCGCGGCCCGCAGGCGGGTGCTGGCCTGCGCGGCCGCAGTCGCAGGCGCGCCGTCGGCAGCCACCGCGACCGGCACCGTCGCCATCGCGAGGCTGCCGCACAGCGCCCAGGCCACGGCGACAGTCATCGAATCGACACGGCGCCAAGGCGTGGGACGCACGAGCGCAGGCTATCACGCTTGACCTTCGGCCAGCCAGCACGCGACGGTTCCCCGCGATGCACACGCGCACACGGCGGAGCCGAGCAGGGACGTCCGCAGGGTCGTCGTCGCGGATGTCGAAGCCGGCTGTCGTCGCGGCTGGCTGTGTCGCTGCAGCGCTGGCCATCGGCGCCACGGGTTGCGCGCGCGAACCCGAGGGACGCTTCGCCCAGACCGAGGAGGATCCACCGACCAAGCCCGACGGCCCGTTGCGGTACGCCGAGACCATCGCCAAGGCGCGCAGGGGCGACGACGTGATCGAGCCACTGCTCGAGCTCGGGCGCGGCAACAAGGGCGAGCTGCAGGCCGTGGTCGCGGTGGTGCACGTCGATGGCAGCGCTGCGATCGAGCTGTGGCGCTTCGATCAGAGCGGCAGCACGCAGGTGCTCGAGCCCCGCGGAGAGCCAGCACCGCTGCTGCGCCTCGACACCAACGCCACGGCCTCGGCGGCGCTGCCCGAGTTCCGTCTCGCGCTCGCGTCCCCCGGGGCCGAGCTACACCGACGCTTCGGCATGCCCGCGGCGCCCGGCCAGGCCGAGGCGATCGAACAGGGGCTGGTCGCGCTCGCGCAGGCGGCCGTCGCAGCGCGGGCCGCGGGCAGCACCGCCCAGGCCCGCGTGCAGGCCCTCGCCCAGGTCTTCCACGCGCTCGACGATGGCCCGCTGTTCACCCGCGATCAGCTGGGCCTGGCCCTCGACGCGCTGGCGGCGGGTCGCTGGCGCGCGACCGAGATCCAGCGTCCGTCCGACCGCCGCGCGGTGGTTCGCACCGAGGGCGGCGACACGCTGGAGCTGCTGCGCAAGGGCGATGGTTGGGTGATCACCACCATCCGCGAGGGCGCACCAACGCCGCCCCTCGCGCCCGCGACACCTTAGCCCCGCGGCCGAACGGACGCGGGCGCGATCGAGGGCGGGCTGACGGTGTCGGTGGCCGCACCGAGCGATGCGGTTGCGCGCCGCGGGACGATGCCGGTCCGCCCCTCCCACGCGCCGTACTCGCCGAGGCAGCTGAAGCGCAGGGTCGTGAACTCGACGTGGAAGTCCTTGCGTCGACGCTCGCGCATCGCGATCGCATGGCGCTGTGGCGCCGCGATGGCGCCATGCCCCTGGACCATCTCCAGCATCGCCCGCGCGGTCTCCCACACGGTGAAGGTCGCGATCGTGCGCGACGGGCGGGTCGCCGCCAGCGCGAGCGTCGTGCCGGGATGATCTCGGACCAGCCGCTCGACCGGCAGGCCCCACCGGATGAAGCGCGGCACCTGCAGCATCCGCAGGCGCGCGACGGTCACCGCGACCACGGGCGCGTCGAGGTCGGTGTCCGCGGCGGTCGCCGGCAGGCCGTCGAACGCCGCGACGTGCCCCCACCGTCGCAGGAACTGCAGCCGTACGTGCCAGCCCGCCGCGAGCGCGCGACCCAACCGCGTGCCGACGAGGAACTCCTCGATCGCCGCTTCGCTCTCCCAGGCCGCGAACATCGCGAGGCGACCGAGCTGCCAGCGGCGCGGCGACAGCATCGGCAACCCCAACTGCATCGGCATCATGCACTCGGCGTGCTGCAGACCCGCGACCACGCCGGCGCGCGGCGGGTGGATCATCGCCCCGAGCGTGGTGAGGACACCGGCCCGGGCGAGGTGGAAGCTGTGGACCACCACGGCCCGCTAGTCCTCGACGGCACCAGCGGCCGAGCCGTCGCCGACGGCTCCGCGTCGCTGGTACAGCTCGACCGCGGCCTCGTGCTCGGCGACCGTCTTGCTGAACTGGTGCGTGCCGTCGTTGCGGGCCACGAAGTAGAGGAACCGCGACTTCTTGGGGGCGAACACGGCCTCGATCGCCGCGCGACCGGGATTGGTGATCGGCCCCGGCGGCAGGCCCTCGTGGGTGTACGTGTTGTACGGGTTGTCCTCGTCGCGCAGGTGGATGCGGCGGATGCGACCCTCGAACTTCTGACAGGCGGGCGACTTGGTGGTCGGGACCGTGCAGCCGTAGATGATGGTCGGGTCGGTCTGCAGCAGCTTGGGCTTGAAGCTGGAGAACGACAGGCGGTTGAGGAAGACGCCGGCGATGAGCGGACGCTCGTGCTTGGCACCGGTCTCTTTCTCGACGATCGAGGCCAGGGTGACGACGGCGTTGTCGTCGAAGCCGAGCTTGTCGCCGAGCTCTTGGGCCTCCCTGCGGTAGCGCCGGCGCAGCTCGCCGTAGACCTCGCGGTGCCGCGTGACCAGCTTCTCGACGATCGCCGCGGGCGTGTCGTCGAGGTTGAACTGGTAGGTGTCGGGGAACATGTAGCCCTCGGCGGTCTCGCCGGTGATGCCGAGCCGATCGAGCAGCTCGCGGTCTCGCATCGCGGCCTCGAGCGCGGCGGCGTCCGAGAGCCCGGCGTGGGCGAGGATGCCGACGACGTCGAGCATGTTCTTGCCCTCGGCGATGGTGACCCGCAGGGTCTTGCGCTTCTGCTTGCGCTGCAGCTCCTCGAGCACCTCGGTCGGCGTCATGTCGCCGCGGAAGCTGTGCTTGCCAGCGGTGACCTTGCGGGCCGCGCCCTTGTGCAGCACGAACAGGCGGAACTTGGTGGCCTCGTCGGGCGGGATCACCCCGGCGCCCGTCAGCAGCTCCAGCACCTGCGGGAAGCTGGCACCCGGCGGCACCTCGACCTCGATGGCCTCGCTGCCGCCCACGCCGGGCCGATCGGGGTACTCGACCAGCGCGTCGTAGGCCGAGCGCAGCGTGCACACGCCGAACACCGCGGTCGCAACCACGGCGACCAACGCGATGCGCTGCCACATGCGCGAGCGCTTCGGCTTCCACCACTTGCGCTTCACGTCGAGTGCTCCGTGGTGTGGGCGTCGAGCCAGCCCTGCAGGATGAACTGCGCCGCCATGGCGTCGATGTGCTGCTTGCGACGCGCGCGGGAGAGGTCGGCCTCGACCAGCGTGCGCTCGGCGGCCGCGGTCGAGAAGCGCTCGTCCCAGGTCTCGACCGCCACCGGCACGGCGGCCGTGACGACCTGCGCCTGCAGCTCGCGCATGAACGCCCGCACCGCGCGGGCGCGTCGGCCCTCTCGACCATCGAGCTCGAGCGGCAGCCCGATCACGACCCGGGCGACGCCGCGGTTGCGCACCCAGGCCAACACCGCGCCTGCGTCCGCGACCTGGCCACGGCGCGTCAAGGTCTCGCAGGCGCTCGCGATCACGCCACCCTCGTCGCTGACCGCGAGACCGATGGTCTTGCTGCCGACATCGAGCGCCATCGTGCGCATCAGGTGGTGGGCCCCATCGGTTGCAGGCTTTTTAGCATGGCCCCCGGCGGTTCCAACAGCCGGGGTCCGTGCCTGACCGCGTACGGTGCGGTAGAGTTCGATGCGGCACACGCCGGCCCACGCGGATGGACCCAGCGAATCCGACCGTGAGCGCGACCATCGCTGCGGACCCGAGCGGGTCGCGGTGGGAGCTCGGCGAGGAGCTCGGCTGCGGCGCCATCGCCCGCGTGGTCCGGGTCCGCGATCGCGTGGGTGGCGAGACCTATGCCGCCAAGCTGCTGCACCCTCGACACGAGCGCGATGCAACCGCGGTCACGCGCTTCCGTCGAGAGGCCGAGTTGTCGGCGCGGCTGGTGCACCCGAACCTCGTGCGAGTGTGGGGCGCGGACACCATCGCCGGCCACACCGCACTGCTGATGGAGCTGGTCGAAGGCCCCACGCTCGCGCGGGCGTTGGCGCGCTTGGGCCCGTTCGACGAGCCGGCGCTGCTCGGCATCGCCGAGGGCCTCGCCGCAGGGCTCGCGTACGCCCACGGCTGCGGTGTCATCCACCGCGACCTCAAGCCCGCCAACGTCCTGCTCGCGCCGAGCGGACCCAAGATCGCCGACTTCGGCATGGCGCGGGCGTCGTCGTTCGCCGAGGCCGACCGCGGCGCGATGACGGTGCTCGGCACGCCGCCGTACATGGCCCCCGAGTGCCTCGATCCGCTGGCCGTCGATCCCCGTGCCGACCTCTACGCGCTCGGCTGCATGTTGTTCGAGCTCGCGACCGGCTCGCCGCCGTACGGCGGTGCCACGCCATTCGCGGTGCTCGAGGCCCATCGCAGCGCGCCGATTCCGGCGTTGCCCGAGCAGCTGTCGCCACGGCTGCGACGCCTGATCACGCAGCTGCTGGCCAAGAGCGCCGGCG encodes the following:
- a CDS encoding protein kinase, translating into MGSSSPGAEAPKLRLTAGRVVPGTRYRILRWLGEGGMGVVYEAEHIDIERKVALKILRFDLSKQPRMVQVFRDEARAAGRLGSQYIVEIYDFGELPDGRSFFAMELLQGQDLVPSDTTVTMEPARVIGILRQICKGLHVAHKAKVVHRDVKPENLIATTEHGRADAMKIVDFGISSMLAAGNTENTIAGTPHYMAPEQVLGDAFDGRVDVYALGCTAYELITGTPPFDADSVEELLQLQLSKAPTSMRERRPDLAIPPALDRVILRCLAKHADDRYSDMADLEAALCEAQIEAKLQTPWDDLPLPELPDLERRERLLREMPTTGAMPGPTRNRWLWPLVAGASTLAAVSLGLFLAFGRTPPPAPAAIDRDTSQVDRIATQARDAAAHLDWVLPPPDAPDAPTAYRKVLELESEVHGEAETLAHERAGELRREFSTTLTREADRLWDMGAKVAATNLYLWAATFDGGNAHAFERAGIDAGFLADFVRRVKNGDLSQSELAMGLLAAVQASEDEAVRTARSEELDRAEEQLSPMVASVMGEELAVSGLRPRRKPSTTPVPTAVPTTVASADPLPDASVAESSTDAKAAARKKRIAADPRALLGNAERDPAKAKELAEQGLAALRAGRRSEASSLFNQSIAYDRSNAAALMGLSDIAFDTGADQKAVVYAEKAVEASPGNQQYRLKLGDAYFKVLRYRDALEQYEEAKQRGSTKADDRLARVKAKLGG
- a CDS encoding PEGA domain-containing protein: MTVAVAWALCGSLAMATVPVAVAADGAPATAAAQASTRLRAAILPLAVDGELAEGDRDALLGELVGGLQRGDFDVASPADVLAADAKADDCGERRCYQRVAKATGASHVVRASVVVRDRDYDVSVELVDGKSGEVVARNKQGCEICGVVDAGALMASAAATLRTKLDALAQGPSVLSVRSEPDGAEVTVDGELVGVTPLERPIIAGKRVVRVSKDGYIAVEREVTVVEGVAEDIGFELEKMPSRLPKRPWGWVSLGVGIAGVGVAATFAALDDRPFEIGDACEGGNVDARGRCRRLWDTDWIVFGTSLAAATLVTLGVAVLLTSAGKRARAGKRKADRGDSQRRARVGVGPGSLVVQGRF
- the mltG gene encoding endolytic transglycosylase MltG; translation: MKRKWWKPKRSRMWQRIALVAVVATAVFGVCTLRSAYDALVEYPDRPGVGGSEAIEVEVPPGASFPQVLELLTGAGVIPPDEATKFRLFVLHKGAARKVTAGKHSFRGDMTPTEVLEELQRKQKRKTLRVTIAEGKNMLDVVGILAHAGLSDAAALEAAMRDRELLDRLGITGETAEGYMFPDTYQFNLDDTPAAIVEKLVTRHREVYGELRRRYRREAQELGDKLGFDDNAVVTLASIVEKETGAKHERPLIAGVFLNRLSFSSFKPKLLQTDPTIIYGCTVPTTKSPACQKFEGRIRRIHLRDEDNPYNTYTHEGLPPGPITNPGRAAIEAVFAPKKSRFLYFVARNDGTHQFSKTVAEHEAAVELYQRRGAVGDGSAAGAVED
- the ruvX gene encoding Holliday junction resolvase RuvX is translated as MRTMALDVGSKTIGLAVSDEGGVIASACETLTRRGQVADAGAVLAWVRNRGVARVVIGLPLELDGREGRRARAVRAFMRELQAQVVTAAVPVAVETWDERFSTAAAERTLVEADLSRARRKQHIDAMAAQFILQGWLDAHTTEHST